The window CGTTCCTGGCCTACGTGGAGTGGGGGACGCGGCTGGCGGTGTACTTCTCGGGGCCGGACGCGGCGGTGCCGGCGGAGCAGCCGGTGCCGAGGTGGAACTGGGGGGCCGCCCCGCCGTATCGGGGATGACGCTCAGCGCGGCGACATGAGGGGTGTGCAGCCGCCCGAGCGGCTGTCCCTCTCCGGTTCTCGGCTGTTGCCGGAGGCCGGTTGCCGAAGGTCGGCTGCGAACCACCGTTGCGCTCCGCCATCATGCTGGCAGTGGACCGGCATGCCGGCAGGGGGAGAGCGTGCGACACAAACGCCGGGCGAGGCTGGGGGCAGCGGCAGCCGGGGCCTTGGCGATGGTCACGGTCCTGCTGGGGCCGGTGACCAACTACGCGAGCGAGTCCGTGCCCGGCTGGGTGCGCGACAACCCCTGGGTGGTCTGGGCGATCTTCGCCTCGCTCGCGCTCTCGGCCGTCGGCCTGGGGCTGTTGAGCAGGTATCTCGACGGGGAGGCGGCGCCGTCCGGTCCCCTGACCCACGTGGAGGCGGCGACCACCGCCGGGCTGAGCTCCCTGCGCGCGCCGCATGTCGTCCCGGCCCTGGTGCGCGGACGCGAGCCGGAACTGACGCAGCTCGCAGAGCTGTTACGGGCCCCGGCGGGCCGGTTCGCGGTGCTGAGCGGAGTGGGCGGCATCGGCAAGACGACCGTGGCGGCGACCCTGTGCGCCGAGGCGAGGAGGGCCGGTTACACCGTCTTCTGGGTCCACTGGCGCGACCAGGCCGACCTGGCGAAGCACCTCACCCAGGTCGCGCTCGCCTGCGGTCTGCCGGTGAGCGCGCTGGACCGGGCCAACGCCGGTCACGAGAACCTGCCCGACGTCGTGTGGCAGCAACTCGTCGTGGCGCGCAAGTGGCTGTTGGTCATCGACGACGCCGACGAGACCGCCAGGATCGGCCCGGGAACGGAGAAGGTGCGCGACTATCGCGGCTGGATCCGCCCGGAGGGCGGCGGCCTCCTGCTCGTCACCAGCCGGGACACCAGTACGGACACCTGGGGACCGTGCGCCGAGGTCGTACGCCTCGGGCCGTTGACCGTGCACGCGGCCGCGCAGGTTCTGCTGGACACCGCACCCAGGGCGGGGACACTGCGCGAGGCCGAGGCCCTGGCCGCCCGACTCGGTGGTCTGCCCCTGGCCCTGTGGTCGACCAGCACCTACCTCGCCAAGCCCACCAGCCGCTTCCAGACGTTCATGGCCTACCGCAGCGCCCTGCTGGAGGACATGCGCTCGCTGCTGGGATCGGCCGACCCCAACGCGGCCGACCCGGAAGTGGCACGCCAGACGGTCCGCCACACCTGGGAAGTCTCACTCGACCAACTGAGCAGCGAGGGGTACGCCCTGGCCCGCCCGTTGCTGCGACTGCTGGCCCTCTTCGGCGAGGCGCCCATACCCCTCTCGCTCATCACGACGGACCTGCTGCAGACGGCCGTTCGGCAACCGGTCGACCAGGGCGCCCTGGACGCCGTGCTCGCGGGCCTGAACCGGTACGGACTCCTCGGTGTCCCGGACGCCCTGGCCACGCACAACGGTGCCCGGACGATCACCCTGGATCCACTGGTCCGGCAGATCAGCATCATCGCCCTGGCCGAGGAGTCGGCCGATCCCGTTCGCTGGCACTCGGCCGTCGCGCAGTCCCTCACGCAAGCCGTGGCCGACGTGCGGGCGACCGGCAGACCCGGGTGGGCGATGGCCCGGGTCCTCGCCCTCCACGCCCCGCTCCTGCTGGGTGGCCAGGACCTTCCGCTGCCGATGCGCGACGCCCGCCGCACCGTGGAAGACCTGGGGGAGGTGCTGAGAGAGGCCGGTCTGAGCGCCGAGCGGCTCGCCCTGTGCCAGATCCAACTCACCACTGACAGCCGCCTGTTGGGGCCCGAGCATCCCGACACCCTCGGCAGCCGCGACCGCCTGGCCGGTGTTCTGCTGGAGCTCCGGGACTACCGCCAGGCCGTGGAACTCCATCGCGAATCCCTGGCCATACGGGAACGCACCCTGGGCGCCGGCCACCCCGACACCCGCACCAGCCGCAGAAACCTGGAGTCGGCCGTCGCGGCCCTGCGGCTCGGCGCCGGACCGGCGGGGTAGATCGCACCGGGACTGATCGATCGGGATAAGGTAAGGCTCGCCTTAGTAATCGTGATCGTCGTTGGAGCAGTCGTGCGCGCAGTCGGAATGAAGGCCGTCGGAACGAGGGCCGTCGGAACGAAGGCCGTCCTGGCCACGGCCGTCATCGGAGGGCTGCTCGTCGGCTGCTCGTCCTCGACGGACGGCGGTGGCGGCGGCGCCGAGAAGGAGGACGGCTCGCGCAGCCAGGTGATCGGCTCCGCCGGAGGCCAAGGCCCCTCCGCCGCGCCCAGCGCCCTCACCGACGGCATGGGCGCCGACACCGACGAGGACGCCGCGTTCCCGCGCACCGTCAAGCACTTCCGGGGCAGCACGACCCTCAAGGCCGAGCCCGAGAAGATCGCCGTCCTCAGCACCGGGCAGCTCGACGACCTGCTCTCCCTCGGCATCGTGCCCACGGCCACCACCCGCGCCGACAATGCCGGGCTCGTACCGGACTACCTTGCCGACGCCTTCCCCAAGGACAAGGCCCGGCTCGCCGAGATGACCGACGCGGGCACCCGGCAGGCGCCCAACCTGGAGTCGCTGGCCGCAGCGAAGCCCGACCTGATCCTCGCCAACGACTCGCTCGGCGACCTCTACCCGAAGCTGTCGAAGATCGCGCCTACCGTGATCACCGCCGGCAACGGCATCAACTGGAAGCGCGACCTGCTGCTCGTCGGCGAGGCCGTCGGCAAGGGGCAGCAGGCGCAGGAGCTGCTCGGTGACATCGTTGCCGAGGCAAAGGAGAAGGGGCGGGGCATCGACGGGGCCCCCGCCGTCTCCATGGTGCGGTTCACGCCGGACCGTACCCGGATGTTCGGCGTCTCGTCCTTCACCGGGTCCATCGCCGTGGACATGGGGCTGAAGCGGCCCAAGTCGCAGCAGTTCAACGCCATTTCGGAGGACATCGGTCCCGAGAGCGTCGACACCGCCGACGGTGACTGGATCTTCTACTCCGTGCAGGGGGACCCGGCGAAGACCGATGCCGGGAGCGTGGTGGCCGGGCCGCTGTGGAAGTCGATGAAGGCCGTCGAGGCCGGGCACGCCGTGAAGGTGGACGACGACCCGTGGTACCTCAACGCCGGTCCCACGGCCGCGCGCCTGGTCGTACGACAGCTCGCCGAGCACGTCGGCAAGTGAGCCGCGTGCATCGTGGGGCGGGTGCGACAACGAGTCGTGAGTCGCGTACGACGACGATGAGTTCCCGTCTGGCCTTTCCGGCGGCCGCCCTCGCGGTGGCCGCCGTGGCCGTGCTCAGCCTCGCCGTCGGCACCCGTGCCGTGCCGCCGTCCGCCGTGCTCGATGCCCTGCTGCACGGCGGCGGTTCGCCGGACGCGCTGGTCGTACGGTCGCTGCGGCTGCCGCGCACCGAGGTGGGGCTGGCGGCCGGTGCCGCGCTCGGCATGGCCGGGGCGGCGCTGCAGGCCGTCACCCGCAACCCGCTCGCCGATCCCGGCATCCTCGGGCTGAGCCAGGGGGCCGCGGCGGGGGTCGTACTGGCCATCGCCCTGGGCCTGGCGAACGGCTTCGGCGGATACGTCTGGTACGCCTTCGCCGGCGCCGTCGTCGCCGCGTGCCTGGTGTACGGCATCGCGGCGCGCGGGCGGGGCGGGGCGTCGCCGGTGAAGCTGGCGCTGGCGGGGACCGCGCTGTCGGCGATGACGGCCGGGGCCACGACCGTCGTCCTGACCTCGAGCTCCGCCACGCTCGACCAGTTCCGGTTCTGGCAGGTGGGCGCGCTCAGTGGACGGGACGCCGGGACGGTCGTACGGATGCTGCCGTTCCTCGTCGGCGGGGCGGTGCTGGTGCTGGCCTGCGCGCGAGGGCTGGACGCGCTGGCGCTGGGGGACGAGACGGCTCGGGCGCTGGGGCATCGGGTGCGGGTGGTGCGGGTGGCCGCGGCGTTGGGGGCGACGCTGCTCACCGCTGCCGCGGTGGCTGCGGCGGGGCCTGTCGCCTTTGTGGGATTGGCGGTACCGCATCTCGCGCGGCGGCTGGTGCGGGGTGGGTATGCGGCGGTGCTGCCCCTGTCCGCGCTGCTCGGGGCGGCGCTGTTGCTGGGAGCGGATGTGGTGGGGCGGGTGGTGCGGGCTCCTGCGGAGGTGCCGGCGGGGGTGATGACGGCGTTGGTGGGGGTGCCGGTGTTGGTGGTGCTGGTGCGGAGGAGAGGTGCGGTGTCTTGAGGGGTGCTCGGCGGTGCGGCGGGGTGGTGCGGGCCGCGGTGGGGAGGCCTGCGGCAGGCCGCGCGTTGGCGCCCGGCCTCACGCTCCTGCGCCCTCACACCCGCGTCTCCCTCCTCCTCCACCGCCGTTCCGCCGCCGTGGCCCTCGTCCTCCTCGGGCTCCTCGCCGTCGTCATGCTGGCCTCCGCCTGCGCGGGCCAGACGTACATCTCGCCCCCCGACGTCTGGCGCACCCTGCGCACCGGATCCGGCCCCCACGACCTCGTCGTCAATGAACTCCGGGTCCCCCGCATCGCGGTCGGCGCCCTCGTAGGTGCCGCGCTCGGGCTGGCCGGTGCTCTCGTGCAGACCGTCACGCGGAATCCGCTGGCCAGCCCGGACGTCATCGGGGTCGGGCACGGGGCCGCCGCCGCGACGGTGCTCGCGCTGGCGACCGGTGCCGTGTGCTCGCCGGGTGCCCTGCCCGTCGTGTCCGTGCTCGGCGGACTTGGCGCGGCCGCGCTCGTGTACGTGCTGGCCTGGCGGCGCGGTATGCAGCCGAGTCGTTTCGTGCTCACCGGCGTCGGCATCGGTGTCGCGCTGTCCGCCGTGGTGCAGCTCTATCTCACCGACAGCGAGCTGGAAGCCGCCGAGCAGCTCAAGCTGTGGCTGACCGGGAGCCTCAACGGGCGGGGCTGGGCGCAGGCGGAGCCGCTCGCTGTCGTACTGGCGCTCTCGCTGCCCGCTCTGGTGTGGGCGAGCCGCGCGCTGCGGCCGCTCGGGCTCGATCCCGAGACCGCGTCCGGACTCGGCGTACGGGTCGATCGGGCGCGGCTCGGACTCACCGTTCTCGGCGTCGTCCTCGCCGCCGCGGCGACCGGCGCGGCGGGGCCGATCGGGTTCGTGGCGCTGACCGCGCCGCAGCTCGCCCGGCGACTCACGCGTACGCCCCAACTGCCGCTCCTCAACGCCGGGTTGACCGGCGCGATCGTCCTCGTCGCTGCCGATCTCGCCGCCCGTACCCTGCTGCCCCCGCTGGAGATCCCGGTCGGCGCGCTCACCGCGCTCGTCGGCGGGCCGTATCTGCTGTGGCTGCTGGGGCGTCGTACGGCGACACGCTGAGGGCCCCGGAGCAGTGCGGCTCCGGGGCCCTCGGTCTGCGGCGGCGCAGGCGGCCGCTCAGGCCGTCGACGTCAGACAGTCGACGTCAGACAGTCGACGTCAGACAGTCGACGCCAGATAGTCAACGTCACGCAGTCGGCGTCAGATCGTCGCCGTGTCGATCACGAACCGGTACCGCACATCGCTGTTCTGCACCCGCTCGTACGCCTCGTTGATCTGCTCGGCGTCGATCAGCTCGATCTCGGCGCCCAAGCCGTGCTCGGCGCAGAAGTCCAGCATCTCCTGGGTCTCGGCGATGCCGCCGATCGCCGAACCGGCGAGGGTCTTGTTGCCGCCGATGAGCGAGAACAGGTTCAGGGCGACGGGCTCCTCCGGGGCGCCCACGTTCACCAGGGCACCGCCCGTCCTGAGCAGGCTGAGGTAGGCGCCGAAGTCCAGCGGCGCCGACACCGTGGAGAGGATCAGGTCGAAGGAGCCCGCGAGCTCCTCGAACGTCTTCGGGTCGCTGGTCGCGTAGTAGTGGTCGGCGCCCAGCTTCAGGCCGTCGTCCTTCTTGCGCAGCGACTGCGACAGGACGGTGACCTCCGCGCCGAGCGCGTGCGCGATCTTGACGCCCATGTGGCCGAGACCGCCCAGGCCGATCACGGCGACCTTCTTGCCCGGGCCCGCGCCCCAGCGCTTGAGCGGCGAGTACGTGGTGATGCCCGCGCACAGCAGCGGGGCGGCCACGTCCAGGGGCAGGCCGTCGGGGATACGGACGACGAAGTTCTCGTCGACGACGACCTTCTCGGAGTAGCCGCCGTAGGTGGGCTCGCCGTCCTTGCCGACGGCGTTGTACGTGCCGACCGAGCCGCCGGTGCAGTGCTGCTCCAGGCCGGCCTTGCAGTTGTCGCACTCACGGCAGGAGTCGACCAGGCAGCCGACGCCCACGCGGTCGCC of the Streptomyces sp. T12 genome contains:
- a CDS encoding iron ABC transporter permease, coding for MSSRLAFPAAALAVAAVAVLSLAVGTRAVPPSAVLDALLHGGGSPDALVVRSLRLPRTEVGLAAGAALGMAGAALQAVTRNPLADPGILGLSQGAAAGVVLAIALGLANGFGGYVWYAFAGAVVAACLVYGIAARGRGGASPVKLALAGTALSAMTAGATTVVLTSSSATLDQFRFWQVGALSGRDAGTVVRMLPFLVGGAVLVLACARGLDALALGDETARALGHRVRVVRVAAALGATLLTAAAVAAAGPVAFVGLAVPHLARRLVRGGYAAVLPLSALLGAALLLGADVVGRVVRAPAEVPAGVMTALVGVPVLVVLVRRRGAVS
- a CDS encoding NAD(P)-dependent alcohol dehydrogenase, translated to MTTVAAYAAPAAKAPLERTTIERRAVREHDVLIDIKFAGICHSDIHQVREGWGEAIFPMVPGHEIAGIVSEVGPGVTKYKVGDRVGVGCLVDSCRECDNCKAGLEQHCTGGSVGTYNAVGKDGEPTYGGYSEKVVVDENFVVRIPDGLPLDVAAPLLCAGITTYSPLKRWGAGPGKKVAVIGLGGLGHMGVKIAHALGAEVTVLSQSLRKKDDGLKLGADHYYATSDPKTFEELAGSFDLILSTVSAPLDFGAYLSLLRTGGALVNVGAPEEPVALNLFSLIGGNKTLAGSAIGGIAETQEMLDFCAEHGLGAEIELIDAEQINEAYERVQNSDVRYRFVIDTATI
- a CDS encoding iron-siderophore ABC transporter substrate-binding protein; the encoded protein is MKAVGTRAVGTKAVLATAVIGGLLVGCSSSTDGGGGGAEKEDGSRSQVIGSAGGQGPSAAPSALTDGMGADTDEDAAFPRTVKHFRGSTTLKAEPEKIAVLSTGQLDDLLSLGIVPTATTRADNAGLVPDYLADAFPKDKARLAEMTDAGTRQAPNLESLAAAKPDLILANDSLGDLYPKLSKIAPTVITAGNGINWKRDLLLVGEAVGKGQQAQELLGDIVAEAKEKGRGIDGAPAVSMVRFTPDRTRMFGVSSFTGSIAVDMGLKRPKSQQFNAISEDIGPESVDTADGDWIFYSVQGDPAKTDAGSVVAGPLWKSMKAVEAGHAVKVDDDPWYLNAGPTAARLVVRQLAEHVGK
- a CDS encoding tetratricopeptide repeat protein; protein product: MRHKRRARLGAAAAGALAMVTVLLGPVTNYASESVPGWVRDNPWVVWAIFASLALSAVGLGLLSRYLDGEAAPSGPLTHVEAATTAGLSSLRAPHVVPALVRGREPELTQLAELLRAPAGRFAVLSGVGGIGKTTVAATLCAEARRAGYTVFWVHWRDQADLAKHLTQVALACGLPVSALDRANAGHENLPDVVWQQLVVARKWLLVIDDADETARIGPGTEKVRDYRGWIRPEGGGLLLVTSRDTSTDTWGPCAEVVRLGPLTVHAAAQVLLDTAPRAGTLREAEALAARLGGLPLALWSTSTYLAKPTSRFQTFMAYRSALLEDMRSLLGSADPNAADPEVARQTVRHTWEVSLDQLSSEGYALARPLLRLLALFGEAPIPLSLITTDLLQTAVRQPVDQGALDAVLAGLNRYGLLGVPDALATHNGARTITLDPLVRQISIIALAEESADPVRWHSAVAQSLTQAVADVRATGRPGWAMARVLALHAPLLLGGQDLPLPMRDARRTVEDLGEVLREAGLSAERLALCQIQLTTDSRLLGPEHPDTLGSRDRLAGVLLELRDYRQAVELHRESLAIRERTLGAGHPDTRTSRRNLESAVAALRLGAGPAG
- a CDS encoding iron chelate uptake ABC transporter family permease subunit, yielding MRAAVGRPAAGRALAPGLTLLRPHTRVSLLLHRRSAAVALVLLGLLAVVMLASACAGQTYISPPDVWRTLRTGSGPHDLVVNELRVPRIAVGALVGAALGLAGALVQTVTRNPLASPDVIGVGHGAAAATVLALATGAVCSPGALPVVSVLGGLGAAALVYVLAWRRGMQPSRFVLTGVGIGVALSAVVQLYLTDSELEAAEQLKLWLTGSLNGRGWAQAEPLAVVLALSLPALVWASRALRPLGLDPETASGLGVRVDRARLGLTVLGVVLAAAATGAAGPIGFVALTAPQLARRLTRTPQLPLLNAGLTGAIVLVAADLAARTLLPPLEIPVGALTALVGGPYLLWLLGRRTATR